One Littorina saxatilis isolate snail1 linkage group LG12, US_GU_Lsax_2.0, whole genome shotgun sequence genomic region harbors:
- the LOC138982112 gene encoding kielin/chordin-like protein yields MATYFTMLRLLTTVAIFTVAQAMSALTTEQPPPPTTGPQLPPDTTRMTTPMMTTTPGGCVTRKGDQLAVGQSKQYTSELSCEIYTCEKPGEVSTMIGDCFFPPRCVDPVRRNGACCRSCPNGENCKLPSGKVIRSELNVTYNGVQCRCPKQDWNNMQQDPTKAECDGSTRGCELPNGTILAGLKPWDDYKPDPCTFCTCGDDFKMACAVAGCARPPCDNPVVPEGECCPQCTPCEDSSNQCRYWAYNAECQKNPVWMRENCKKSCAVCDAECVDTEQHCKWWSEQGYCDSNPVWMRDSCPVSCDACTPRAATPPSPPTTTPSPPTTTPSPPTSTPFITTTPGGCRTFHGDQLYPGQEKIYYDDGSCTVCSCSRGGEASCYVADCLVPMCVDAFKPSGACCATCPKGRNCRIPSTGEVISAGLPVYRNGMRCECPPQSYDLPGVQRPEHYTAVCGAATNMPPTTMPTTFTPSYGPNFT; encoded by the exons ATGGCTACATACTTCACCATGCTTCGGCTGTTGACAACGGTGGCCATCTTTACGGTCGCCCAAGCAATGTCAGCGTTGACAACGGAACAACCACCTCCACCGACAACAGGACCGCAACTACCACCGGACACAACAAGGATGACAACGCCGATGATGACGACAACGCCCGGGGGATGTGTTACTAGGAAAGGCGACCAGTTGGCAGTCGGTCAGTCTAAGCAGTATACCTCCGAGCTGTCCTGTGAGATCTACACGTGCGAGAAACCGGGAGAAGTGTCTACCATGATAGGAGACTGTTTCTTTCCCCCGAGGTGTGTGGACCCTGTACGACGTAATGGTGCTTGTTGCAGAAGTTGTCCCAACG GGGAAAATTGCAAGCTGCCTTCGGGAAAGGTCATCCGATCAGAACTGAATGTGACATACAACGGTGTGCAATGCCGCTGCCCGAAGCAGGACTGGAACAACATGCAGCAGGATCCTACCAAGGCTGAGTGTGACGGGAGCACTCGTGGCTGCGAGTTGCCGAATGGCACCATCCTGGCGGGCCTAAAGCCATGGGACGATTACAAGCCGGACCCCTGTACGTTCTGCACCTGTGGTGATGACTTCAAGATGGCGTGTGCCGTGGCTGGGTGTGCGAGGCCTCCTTGCGACAACCCGGTCGTTCCTGAGGGGGAATGCTGTCCTCAATGTACTC CCTGTGAAGACAGCAGCAACCAATGCCGTTACTGGGCCTATAACGCCGAATGTCAGAAAAATCCAGTCTGGATGAGGGAAAACTGCAAGAAGAGCTGCGCAGTTTGTGACGCTG AGTGTGTGGACACAGAACAACATTGCAAATGGTGGTCAGAGCAGGGCTACTGCGATTCTAACCCTGTGTGGATGAGGGACAGTTGTCCTGTTAGCTGTGACGCGTGTACACCCAGGGCAG CCACTCCACCATCACCACCCACGACCACACCGTCACCACCTACGACCACACCGTCACCACCTACGTCTACACCATTCATCACTACCACCCCTGGAGGTTGTCGGACATTCCACGGTGACCAGCTGTACCCAGGACAGGAGAAGATTTATTATGACGATGGGTCGTGCACTGTTTGCTCGTGCTCGAGGGGCGGAGAGGCGTCGTGCTACGTTGCTGACTGTCTGGTTCCAATGTGTGTAGACGCCTTCAAACCGTCTGGGGCATGCTGCGCTACTTGTCCTAAGG GGCGCAACTGCCGGATCCCGTCGACAGGGGAGGTGATCAGTGCTGGACTTCCTGTGTATCGGAACGGTATGAGATGCGAGTGCCCTCCCCAGAGCTACGACTTACCGGGAGTCCAGCGACCCGAGCACTACACCGCTGTCTGTGGGGCTGCCACTAATATGCCACCCACTACCATGCCCACCACTTTCACCCCATCCTACGGTCCCAACTTCACGTAG